Genomic DNA from Oncorhynchus clarkii lewisi isolate Uvic-CL-2024 chromosome 5, UVic_Ocla_1.0, whole genome shotgun sequence:
TTGGAAGGTTTCAAACACAGTACAAGCTATGCCTTTCTTTCCAACACCCTAAGAACAGTAATGACCTGAGCTTTGCAACTATCCTTGAATTCAGAGTTTACATTTCGATTCTTTGCCCTTTGTGCACAGACTGTTCCAGTCATAAAAGTCCATAAAATCCAGAGGGAGGGCATGGGTTGGGGTAGAGAGAAACACCCCATGGCCAGTAATTTGCTTGAGTTCACTTCCTCAAGATAACTGTTCTTTCTCGATTTTGCTTTACCACGGTCAGAAGAAGTCAGAGGCTTTCCTCCTCTTGGGGAGCTGCAGTAGGTCATCTGTGATGGACGCTGGGTCCTGCGAGGCGGGGGTCCTGGCTTTGCTTGGTGTCGGAGTGCCTGAGGGAGTGACTGGACCACCCAGGGGGGTTTTGGAGCCTGCTCctctgtgtgtgggtgatggtgtGTAGCTTGCCCTTAGAGCTTTATCTGTGTATTTGCTGGAGGTCCGGTTTACAAGCCTCTGAAGGGCAGGGGTCAATGCTGGGCTCAGGCCTTTTGGTGTGAGACTGCAAGACAGAAATTAGGTCAAAAATAATTAATACAATCATTTAAAAATGACTAAGAATTGTGtataaccagtggtggaaaaagtacccaactggcatacttaagtaaaagtaaaagatacAGTAATAGAAaatgagtcacccagtaaaacactacttgagtaaaatacaaagtatttggtttaaaatatacttaagtatcaaatgtaaatgtaattgctaaaatatacttaagtatcaaaagtaaaagtataaatcatttcaaattccttatattaagcaaacctgCACTATTGTTTATTTTTGGATAGCCAcggacactccaacactgagataatttacaaatgaagcatttgtgtttagtgagtccaccagatcagatgcagtagggatggcctgggattttcctgtcctgctaagcattcagaaTGTggtagtacttttgggtgtcaggggaaatgtatggaatagaaagtacattattttctttaggaatatagtgaagtaaaagtaaaatgtcaaaaatatgaatagtaaaaaAAAACTTACAAAAAACTTTACACCACTATGTATAACAAGAGGTCATAGAAATGAGCTGTGGaggattttttttagattttttaaaaatcaGCTTTTGCTAAATACAAATTACCAAAGCAATGCACTTATGTAAATCATCCATCAGTTTTTACCTTGCAAGATTTTCTGTGACCTTTCGCAATGCTTCTTTCTTCTTTGCCCGGTTTTTGGCTGCAGCCTCATTGGCCATTTTCAAACCCAATCGCTCTCTTCTTCCTGGTTCTGGAATCTGTGTGTGAAATTCTCTCAGGTTAATCAATTATTCCAAAACAAACCATTTTGGGGAGAAATCTCAGcaaaacaaaaataaagaacTGTTAGTCATCGGCTTGTACCTTGAACGATGGGCCAATATTCCGCTCTTGAAACGGTGAGTCAGACCCATCCAAGCGAAAGGGggtgctctctatctctccccaggTCATCAAGGGGGACTCAGCCATACCTGATAGGACAATATCAGGTTAGAGTTTCGTTTTTATGCAGTTGAGTGTTTTATGGAAGCCTCTAACATCACCAAATGCTGGAAAAACATCTATTACCCAAAATATAAGTATTTCTGATAGTTATTTTCTAGTTGATAATATTGAAAATGATCTATACTTGAACATAACATAAATACTTACCTGGGGAAGGGCAGGGAGTTCCTTCAAACCCATATCCGTTAACATTAGGGGAATCCTGGGCATTAAGCTCTTTGCCATCTGGGCCTACTTTACCCTGTTTGAACTGGAGAAACACTAGCAATGTCAGATAAATCATTCAGGATCAATCCACTTCGTTAGATCTTTAGATACCCTGATCTTAACATGTCTCAACTTTAAACTTTAAATCCCTTCACTAAAAATAGAATAAAACCATTTACTTAAAACCAATAACTTGTAAAACGAGGACTTTACCTGTGCATTGAGGGCTGCAGCCTGCTGAAGCTGGCATTTGTTAAGGGCTTTGCTGAAGGGGTCTCCCACAAAACGAGTGTTCTTGTGAATCACCTCCCTAGGCTTCTTGAAGAGGGTGTCATCATCCTTGACACCTTATTAAAAAAGATAAACTCAAGTAATTCAACCTCAAACACAATTAATTCAATCATGTAAGTACTAGCTTATcctacacatacagtgcattcggaaagtattcagaccgatTCACTTTTACACATTGTgtgacgttacagcctcattctaaaattgattaaacacATATTtcctcaatctgcacacaatatcccataatgacaaagcgaaaacaggtattttgaatatttgcaaatgtattaaaatacataagtattcagacccgttactcagtaatttgttgaagttTTTTTTGGAATGCACTGCATGATGTTGGTAGGTATGACTCCATGGCTTCATGCACCTCATACAGAGCTCATTAAATTCAAACAAGATAACAGGAACATTTCTCATGCAGGAAAACATCAATCCTCACCCTCTGGATAGTACATAAGGGCATTCTTTGCTTTGTACTCCCAGGTCTCTAGTCCTGCCTTTACACACTCAAGGGCTTGCTTCTCTGATGACGGCAGGGCAAGGTTTTCTTCATGCCGCTAAAAACAACAATAATCTCTGTTAATTGAAGGCAAAAAATAACATTGCTTTCAAATCAAGACATAACACTCCATGAGCATTACATACTTACACATTTGAGTAGTGTGCAATTCACATCAACAAAACGAGAGTTCAAACTATCAAAGGAGCGATTACGCCAAGTGTACCTGTTTAAATTCAGCCTCCGCCTCATATAACCACGAATGCCTCAACTTCTCCTTGTCTTCTGCTAGAACCATGATCTGTTCAAAGGATGCATTATCCTCGCTTGTGTTCTTAGCCAGGAAACGATCAAGACATGGCAGCtctttctcctcatctccttccttATTCACTACAAAATACACAATATCAACAAACACAGGGATTAAGTATTATTGCTGTAATTACATTTGTTACATAGATAGGAAAGGTTGAGTTGAAGGGTGGGATTaaaaacaacaagataactaatgtaaaatataccatggctgtaaaatatatttaggttcagaacttttgtgaagcaGCACTGTTTAAAATATATGGCAAAACaaatcaaactggatggtcttcagagatagacgagaggggttgatggtagctgaaggatgggattaaaaaacaaacaataggTAACTATTGTAAAAATAcattgtgtccgtaaaatgtatatataaactGGTTGTAGAAGCcaaagtgttgttgtccattagtttactccaattatgGGAGAGGTGGTAGGTTtaggagaaaatatatatatttttaaatatgggggattggaagtgatgcagacaattacattgatggaagctacaatctgcggtattaaagctgatccagaccctaaaaatgtgtgtgtgtgtgtgtgaccaataaaaaaagTTATTTACATAGTGCTATATAATAAATCAACTTTACATAGTACCATGTCCCGtgttgctcagttggtagagcatggcacttgcaatgccagagttgtgggtttgattcccatgggggaccagtacgaaaaagtatgccctaactactgtaagttgctctgcataagagcatctgctaaattactaaaatgtattaTATAATAAATCAACAATCCAATGACCACTAGATCATAACAGCAGGAAGAGCTACTTTCTACATAGTCTTGAGAGCTAATGTAATGGTTTTCATAGTTAAAGTTCGGTGTCCTCAGATTGACTAGTGCTGTGAGTTGTGCCATTCTCAGTCACTATAGTGAACAATAACTTACCACAGTCTGCTCCTTTCTTGGTTTTGCCCAGTACAGAAGAGGGCGATCCAGGACGACCCTCTGGTGTCTCAAAAGAAGCTGGAGTAACATCTAAACAATCAAGTGGGGGGGATATTAGTATAACACCACTGCTGCATTCATAGATAACAAGTGCATTATGTGAAAAATAGTATAGTGGACAGTTCACTTCTCTTACTCACATGGGGCATTGGAGAGTGGTGTGGACTTGGCTAAAGATGACCCATATTTAATGGATATCTCCCTCATCTTCCCAAGATCCCCATTTTCCTCAGCTTCAAGGTAGTCCTTCTGCGCTTGTAACTTTGTCACATCTGGAAAAAAGTCCCTCTGGATGATCTTCTCTAAATTCTGTTGAAAGGCATAAACAAGAAATTGGTAAATGTCAAAAGTAtgtgtcaaacatctcattccaaaatcatgggcattcatatggagttggtccacccccctttgctgctgtaacatcctccactcttctgggaaggctttccactagatgatggaacattgctgccgggacttcaagagcattagtgaggtcgagcactgatgttgggcgattagacctggctcgcaatcagtgttccaattcattctaaaggtgttcgatggagttgaggtcagggctctgtgcaggccagtcaagttcttccacaccaatctcaacaaaccatttctgtatggacctcgctttgtgcaagggagcattgtcatgctgaaacaggaaagggccttccccaaacagttgccactaagttggaagcacagaattgtatagaatgtcattgtatgctgtagtgttaagatgtcccttcactggaactaaggggcctagcccaaaccatgaaaaacatccccagaccattctTTCtcgtccaccaaactttacagttggcatgcattggggcaggtagcgttctcctggcatccgccaaaccctgattcatccatcggactgccggatagtaaagcgtgattcatcactccagagaacgataTTCCACTGTTTCAGAGTCCAAAGGCGGCAAACTATACAACACTCCAACCGCCACTTGatattgtgcatggtgatcttaggcttgtgtgcagctgctcagccatggaaacccatttcatgaagcatcCAGAAAACAGTTCTTGCTGATTTTGCTTCCAGGGGctgtttggaactcagtagtgagtgttgcaacggatagacagacaatttttacgtgaTACGCGCTTCTGCACTcggcggtccagttctgtgagcttgtgtggcctaccacttcatggctggGCCGTTGTTGCTTCACAATGACAGCACCtacagttgaccgaggcagctctagcagggcagaaatttgattaacttgttggaaaggttgcatcttatgatggtgccacgttgaaagtcactgagctcttcagtaagaccattctactgccaatgttttcctattgagattgcatggctgtgtgttcggTTTTATATACatgtcagcaacgggtatggctgaaattGCCGAATCCTCTCgtttgaaggggtgtctacatacttgTGTATAACATCACCAGTATGTGTGTTTAATCACATTTACCTGTATtgacctttaaaaaaaacaaatatttgcACTAACACTATAGGCTTACTGCATTATAAACCAGCTGCAGGTAACGTTAGGATATAATCTGcactggctagctaacgttacctactGTAATATAACTCAGctgtctgttccacaacggtaggTTACCTCTATGTAGTTCTCTTCATCGAGCACCTTTCGATTTGTTTTCTTTGTTTCCTCGGGTGGCTGTCGAAGAGCAACTGTTGTTACAGGATTAGCTGGGACAAGGGTTCCAGACATCAGCGCCTTTCCAAATCCTTCCATTGTCGGTGGCTACTAGAAGCTAGAGAAATGCTCTGGGGCCTTGGCTTCTGTTTGTtagctaacgtcagctagctagaCCAAACCTCGCTGGAAAAACACGGATTATTAAAAAAATCCGGTTAGAAACTCTAAAGAGCCCCTGAAAATAGACGTCTGTGAATACCTTATTTTAATTCGCGTAGTAAAACTACCAAGAGTTCTTAGCTAATGTTTTGCTAATCAAGGAACCTCATGCGAACAACGTACACAACTCGACTGCGTGACTTCATCCGAAATTCTTCTTCTTCGATTATATTTAAGGctggttggcatccaataaatattgcattaccgccacctactagactggagttgGTGGCAGCATATAAATAAGTGCcataaataaataacacactccactatttaaatctaGTCCTACTTCAGGCCAACagcctgaaaggatgggacaccaccacttaGCACTCTGTAACTCTTCTAACATCAAATATTGCACAGCCAAATAGCTCTCTGCAGCCTCCACCACAACCTATATTTTCTGCGATTTATGtaccatccctgcagtacagttgataaccattgttTAAATGCCAAgtccaatcttactgaaacatacagtaccagtcaaaggtttggacacacctactcattcaagggtttttctttatttttactattttctacattgtagaataatggtgaagacaccAAAACTGTGAAATCACGTAGTGACCcaaaaagtggtaaacaaatctaaatatattttatataaggtgccaccccttgccttgatgacagctttgcacattcttggcattctctcatccagcttcacctggaatgcttttccaacagtcttgaaggagttcctacatatgctgagcacttgtttgctgcttttccttctttctgaggtccaactcatcccaagccatctcaaatgggttgaggtcaggtggttgtggaggccaggatatctgatgcagcactacattactctccttcttggtcatagcccttacacagcctggaggtgtattgggtcactgtcctgttgaaaaacaaatgatagcgcaaaccaggtggggtggcatatcgctgcagaatgctgtggtagccatgctgattaagagtgacttgaattctaaataaatcactgatagtgtcaccagaaaagcatccgcacaccatcacacctcctcttccatgcttcacggtgggaaccacacatgcggagatcatccgttcacctactttgcgtctcacatAGACACGGCGGTTTgagccaaaaatctcaaatttggatttatcagaccaaaggacagatttccaccggtctatgtccattgctcttgtttcttggcccaatcaagtctcttcatcttattggtgtcctttagcagtggtttctttgcagcaattcgacaatgaaggcctgattcacacagtctcctctgaacaattgatgttgagaagtgtctcttacttgaactctgtgaagcatttatttaggctgcattTTCttaggctggtaactgtaatgaacatatcctctgcagcagagttaactctggatcttcctttccttatcatgagagccagtttcatcatagcgcttgatggtttttgcgactgcacttaaagaaactttcaaagttcttgaaattttccgcattgactgaccttcatatcttaaagtaatgatggattgtaatttttctttgcttattttagctgttcttgccataatatggacttggtattttaccaaatagggctatcttctgtataccacccctaccttgtcaaaacacaactgattggctcaaacgcagtaagaaggaaagaaattccacaaattaggttttaacaagccacacctgttaattgaaatgcattccaggtgactacctcatgaagctggttgagagaatgccaagcgtgtgcatagctgtcatcaaggcaaagtgtggcttctttgaagaatctcaaatataaaatatgattCCATttcttatttcatagttttaatgtcttcattgagtaggtgtgtccaaacctttgactggtactgtatatacacatatataattACCCTATCAACTAACTCTATACTCATTAAAACCCATCACCTTATTCCACTACTTTAATAACCCTATCTGATCCTACCCCAGGCCAACGCcctgagaggacaggacactACCACACactgtaactcttctgaagtcaaaACCCATACCCCCAAGTACCTCTCCGTaactgccaccacaacatctattttcAGTGATTTACGTTTTATTTCTGGGgcacagttgataaccattgctatgaacgcatagaagccaaccttactgaagcatataTCACTCATTGGCCTATGCTTCTGTGCAGGATCCCTCACCcttgacccatcctcctctactttcttcactgcctcagcatatgacaccttctgcactactctgattctagccacctcaacctgcctctctcgcaccgGACACTTCCGATCCCCAGCAACATGGGAACCCCTACAGTTGACACAAACTTTATCCACCGAAACTACACAATCTTCTATCcaatgccctcctgcacacttcccacatcttagaatctccctcctacacacagcTGCTACATGACCATAAGCATTGCAACTAAAGATTCTTACTCAAAATTAAAAAGGACTGACGGTGACTCCTCTGTTTCACCATACTCAGCACTGGGTCTGCGTTACACCAAACGACAGGCGTCACAAACACCGGGAATCTTCAACTTTAATTGCTCCATCCTCACACGTAACACTACCCCAGAAACCACTCCTTTCAATGGTGCCCTGTTCCTAGGAGCAAAGCAGGAAACATATCTTGACCCAAGTTGCGTGACATGGAGCGCCCGCTCCCTCTGGTcagaagaaacacaaacacatatcACAAGCCAGCAGGTTACCTACACTGATTCAACTGCACCCAACTCCTTTcccaccatgtcttgttttgcacaAAATAATCAAATTAAGTCCGACAGGATCTTTCTAAacgtagctctttattagctagctataactggcaTGTTCATGTGTCTCCGGCCATGATCAACTGAAAATGACTACCGTCGTATCGGAGCGCAGTATGATATGACGGTAGATTGCAAccaattacaattcagtatgttGATACATGAATATTACATCCCCttctataaaaaataaaaatgttcgaCATATGTTCTCTGTAGTTTGAACTCAAGGTAAGTAACCATTTACTGGACCAACTGCATCAGCATAACAGACTCTGAAACAATGATTCAGCATACTGTTACTTTTAGAACAAAGATTTCTCAGCAACTCAGCTTTTCACTGTATCAATGACATCTCAACATTTCAAACAAATACAACACCAAAGCATTTCAACTATACCCTTTGACATTTCACAGGTATAGGACAGCTCTAGGCTTGACCTCTCTTCCTGACCTTGTGTGATATGATGCTGAGCAAGCTTCTATGTCAGTCAACCATTCTTGTGGTATTGCAGGTAAGTATGgtttatgttgtgtgtgtgtttagtccatCACATTCTCTTTCAGGGAAACAGTTAATCTCGTCAGTGTCTTGTTTTTTTGTGGTCAGTAGGTGATGACGATTGTGGCGGTACACCGCTCCTTCTGCGGTGCGGACGTGATATGAATGTTCAGTGTCAGCTGGCTGGTTGACGACTGCTGGCTTCTAGTGGCCATGCTCCAGGATTCTAACTGACTCTCCGTTGTTCAGTGGTGGCAGTGGTCTAGCTGACCTGACGTAGTATCGCTTCTGgtgttgttgtctctgtgcaCGGTTTGCATGCATTTCCTTGTAGCTGACGACCTCAGGTTGGAGCTGCTGGTTGGTGCTGGATTGAGCAAAGCGGCTCATCAACTCATCTGCGGCTCATCTGCGGCTCATCAACAGCTGGGCTGGTGATTTGAAGTTGTCAACTGGAGTGTTGCGGTATTCAAGGAGACTGAGGTAGGGGTCTCTCTtgtctgcttttgctttgtccatGAGTGATTTAGCAATCTGCACAGATTTTTCAGCAAGGCCATTACTTTGAAGGTAATGTGGGCTTGTGGTGGGTGACGTGTTTGAACTCCCATGCTTTTTTGAAGGATTCAAACTCCTTTGATTTGTCAGCTATTAAAGTCTCTACAATGCCACGTCTGGCAAAGGCTGCTTTCAGCTTGTGGTTCACAGCTGCAGGCGTGGTGCTGTGAAGCTTGTCGAGTTCGAAGTATCTGCAGTAGTATTCCACTGTTACGATGTAGTCCTCGTTGTTCCAGGTGAACACACCGGTTGCCACAACCTGCCAGGGTCAGTCTGGGATACAGTGAGGTAACATTGGCTCTTTGGTGTTTGAGGGGAGTCATTCAAGACAGGTGGGGCATTTACCAACAATGTCCTCTATTTGCTTGCACATTCCGGGCCAAAACAAAATGTCCCGCTCTTTTCCATGCCTACGTGTCCAGCATGGATATTCCGTTGATCTGTGATAGTTCATCACGATGGTTCCATtgtcacgccttgaccttagagatcctttttatgtctctatttggtttggtcagggtgtaatttggggtgggtattctatgttctattatttgtatttctatgttttggccgggtagggttctcaatcagggacagctgtctatcgttgtctctgattgagaaccatacttaggtagccctttttcctacttgtctttgtgggaagttgtctttgttttgtttgttggcACTATAGCTTCACAGTTGGTTTTTGGATTGTTTTTGTTGGCATCATAAtaataaaaggaatatgtacgctcaccacgctgcaccttggtccagttcatTCGACAGCCGTGACATCCATCCTGTATGACTTTCCTCAGCTGTGAGTTGTGTCCTTTTCTGTTGCCGCTCAGATCTTCTTCAGTTTTGTGTCACTAACTGGTAAGTTGCTATACACAGTGTGGACCTGCATGTCCATGTCTTCACTGAGGGTGCTGTCCTTGTAGGTAAGAAACTTCCTGGAGAGTGTCTGCAACAGCAATTTCTTTGCCTGGCATGGTGAGTGATTGTGAAGTCATAATTTTGTAGTTGAAGAATAATTCTCTGTAGCCTTGGCTGGGCTAGCGGTTTCCTTATGACTGACTCGGGGCTTGTGGTTGGATTCCACAATGACTTGTCATCCATAGATGTCCTGATGGAAACGCTTAGATCCTAACAGAATGGCATACAGCTCCTTTTCGATTTGAAAGTAGTTGATTTCACTACTCTCAAAGAGATTTGGAAGCATAGCCGATGTGCTTTCCTTCTTGCAGTAGCACTGCACCTAGTCCATACTTCAACACATCCACTTGGAGTCTGAGTTCTTTGTTAGGGTCGTCATAGGCGAGGATTGGTCTTGGTTCTCTTGTGATCAAGTCTTTCCCTTTCCGGAAAGCAAATTGTTGCTTGTCCCAGAGGAACTCACTGGACTGCTTTAGCAGCTGACGCAGGGGTGCATTAGCATTGGCGAGGCTGGGTGCGAACTTTGCTAAGTAGTTGACCATGCCAAGCACTGTTTCCAGCTCTGCGCGGTTCTTTGGTGGCCCCATGTCTGAGATCTTCTGTGGGTCTGGCTTGATTTCATTCGCTGTGAGATGTCCGAAGTAGCTGACCTCTGTAGCGCCGACTAAGTGTCCATGTGTTGTAACTGTCTCCTTTTCACCGATCCACAGGAGCAGGTAACTTCACTTCTCCTCTTTCCTTCAGAGGACCAGTGAACATTATCTACACATGCTGTTTGAACCTACCCACTGCATGGCGGAAGTTTGTAGACCGCCAGTCCAGTTGAGGTGAAGGAATTCCAGCAAAATCCATATTTTCGTCCTTTTACTCTgacaccatgtcttgttttgcacactttgtacaaaataatataATGCAGTACGACAGGATTTTTCTCAacgtagctctttattagctagctataactggcaCGTTCATGTGTTGCCGGCCATGATCAACTGAAAATGACCTCACGACCTGGATGGTATTAACCAATCATGGCGCAGTATGATACAACCGTAGAAAACAATTAAAATACAATATGTTGACATATGACTGTTACACCACCCACCCTGAATCCAAAAATGTCACTTCTACTGGACCAAACATTTCTTTATCATTACCATGTTTATCAATACAAGCTCCTTACAACACCTTCTATCCCTTCCATTTCACCTCCAGATCTAGAGCTGGCGTCCAGCTCACTCTGTTTGAATTTGACACCAATCTTCCTCAACATACCTTCCTTCTTTTTTGCTAGCTTCAACAGATTCAAACCCATCCTCCGTCTCCCTTAGTCTTttcaacctcctctctctttccctccaatcCT
This window encodes:
- the LOC139408749 gene encoding splicing factor ESS-2 homolog gives rise to the protein MEGFGKALMSGTLVPANPVTTVALRQPPEETKKTNRKVLDEENYIENLEKIIQRDFFPDVTKLQAQKDYLEAEENGDLGKMREISIKYGSSLAKSTPLSNAPYVTPASFETPEGRPGSPSSVLGKTKKGADCVNKEGDEEKELPCLDRFLAKNTSEDNASFEQIMVLAEDKEKLRHSWLYEAEAEFKQRHEENLALPSSEKQALECVKAGLETWEYKAKNALMYYPEGVKDDDTLFKKPREVIHKNTRFVGDPFSKALNKCQLQQAAALNAQFKQGKVGPDGKELNAQDSPNVNGYGFEGTPCPSPGMAESPLMTWGEIESTPFRLDGSDSPFQERNIGPSFKIPEPGRRERLGLKMANEAAAKNRAKKKEALRKVTENLASLTPKGLSPALTPALQRLVNRTSSKYTDKALRASYTPSPTHRGAGSKTPLGGPVTPSGTPTPSKARTPASQDPASITDDLLQLPKRRKASDFF